The following are encoded in a window of Fulvia fulva chromosome 7, complete sequence genomic DNA:
- a CDS encoding 60S ribosomal protein L13, whose amino-acid sequence MAIKHNQQIQHNHFRKDWQRRVRVHFDQPGRKQRRRSARHEKAAKLAPRPVDRLRPVVRCPTIKYNRRVRAGRGFTLVELKEAGIPRKLAPTVGIAVDPRRQNLSEESLKANVERLKVYKQRLVLFPRKTKSPKAGDAPKEEVEAGKQVGYEGRVKHSNQAFPIDNKVVVKEGKVSDYPATENAYRKLRDARSEARLVGKREKRAKAKADEESEKKK is encoded by the exons ATGGCTATCAAGCACAACCAGCAGATCCAGCACAACC ACTTCCGCAAGGACTGGCAACGCCGTGTCCGAGTGCACTTCGACCAG CCCGGCCGCAAGCAGCGCAGACGTTCTGCCCGTCACGAGAAGGCCGCCAAGCTTGCTCCACGTCCAGTGGACAGACTTAGGCCCGTCGTCCGATGCCCAACCATCAAGTACAACCGCCGTGTACGCGCTGGTCGTGGCTTCACCCTCGTTGAGCTGAAG GAGGCTGGCATTCCACGCAAGCTGGCGCCAACCGTCGGTATCGCCGTCGACCCACGCCGCCAGAACCTCTCCGAGGAGTCCCTCAAGGCCAATGTCGAGCGTCTGAAGGTCTACAAGCAGCGCCTGGTCCTGTTCCCACGCAAGACCAAGTCGCCAAAGGCCGGCGATGCCCCTAAGGAGGAGGTCGAGGCCGGCAAGCAGGTCGGCTACGAGGGTCGCGTCAAGCACTCCAACCAGGCTTTCCCAATCGACAACAAGGTTGTCGTCAAGGAGGGCAAGGTCAGCGACTACCCAGCCACCGAGAATGCCTACCGCAAGCTCCGCGACGCTCGCTCCGAGGCCCGCCTGGTCGGCAAGCGCGAGAAGCGTGCCAAGGCCAAGGCTGACGAGGAGTCGGAAAAGAAGAAATAG
- a CDS encoding DNA polymerase alpha catalytic subunit: MPPSRADRLAQLRALRAAGKTAFNDYEVQEAESIYETVDDEGYKKVVRSRLDQDDFVVDDNGEGYADDGREDWQDERQAMDDSESEGDLPVNSKAAKRKREDDAERQEKLTKGISKYFNQKTASAAPKPKPVRTAEDDAFMADLLGEVDTNIQRRAPSYGKQIKSNDRRKTRVLSPPLEDRENASYRSKDPSKKQIMDTPPPLPAGQDDDAYFVQPDDDVPMSDPLPSSPAAKAVERKERIKTEDIEEDDLMEIAEVTGSSKLKAVNVNMRGSRPAPKMVKASYPTPDSSSPTRAPADDVDMTAINNVAQKLNILSSPAAEPAMAGKLAAKDACEDDGSLRFFWTDYTEVNGSLCLFGKVKNRKDGSFVSCFVKVDNIMRKLYFLPRENRRKHGVETNEEVDMGMVYEEVDALMTKNRVSMHKIKPCTRKYAFELPEIPKEAEYLKLLYPYDKQSLPMDMQGETFSHVFGTNTNMFEQFVMWKNIMGPCWLKIDDADFGALNNASWCKLELQVNKPNNITVMGESDNLDAPPLTLMSLALRTTYNQKENKNEILVASVRFYNNVGLADTTPPEKIPSRLFTIMRPHGEYPGGFKPKAEKQGHMIKLERNEGALLSMLLAIIDKHDPDAIMGHRLDDVDFNILLSRMRDRKTPGWHRIGRMKRGDWPKNVGKGGGSFFVERHLAAGRLLCDLANDMGKSIMTNCQSWSLDEMVGLYLDGTRKEIDNERALAMAATPDGLLNFVKMCEIDTYYIAAIALKRQLLPLTKVLTNLAGNSWARTLSGTRAERNEYILLHEFYRNKYICPDKVFDKGAANKKLEEDNPEGEEGDHKKKKDKFKGGLVFEPEKGLYDKFILVMDFNSLYPSIIQEYNICFTTVDRGDITEEDEKIPEVPDDTSNKGILPRLIRTLVSRRREVKKLMKDKSATEDQRNTWDVKQQALKLTANSMYGCLGYTKSRFYARPLAALTTSKGREILQSTKDLAESAHALRVIYGDTDSVMVNTNVDNILDAIKMGKEFQKSVNEKYELLEIEIDHIFCRLLLHAKKKYAAIQMVEADGGVWKEKLDVKGLDMRRREYCQLSKDASKELLNYLLSGEESEVVVSKIHDYLRSLGEKMRQHAIPPHKYTIYTQLGKDPKEYPNSNSMPAVQVALKKLAKGKPVKAKDVMAFVVCGNSAGNNETAAKNAYELDEVMAKDSDLVPDVDYYLHKQILPPVERLCAPISGTNVTLLAECLGLDTSKYRVSGASKAAEQSNEITRLESQIPDHIRFKDCEALELLCLGCKHHFEYRGLNYTPPSDEDPLVPLGVLTNDGLACPRGECRRKITTLALSAQLEQQIRRHTSKYYSAWLICDDPACGMRTRQMSVYGHRCLGPKGLAYGCSGRMSFEYSEKALYNQLLYLQSIFDADKMAEKMSAGGGIVKMDSAEREKREKTKVLAGMNKQRFSICWDVVKAYLDKSAWGWVSMESLFGFAMKTVG, translated from the exons ATGCCGCCCTCACGAGCAGACCGTCTTGCCCAGCTACGCGCGTTGCGTGCAGCGGGCAAGACTGCATTCAACGACTACGAAGTCCAGGAAGCCGAGTCGATATACGAGACGGTTGACGACGAAGGGTATAAAAAGGTGGTAAGAAGTCGACTCGATCAGGACGATTTCGTGGTCGACGACAATGGCGAGGGCTATGCAGACGACGGACGAGAAGACTGGCAGGATGAGCGGCAGGCCATGGATGACAGCGAAAGCGAAGGAGATCTGCCTGTAAACAGCAAAGCAG CCAAGAGGAAACGCGAAGACGACGCCGAACGCCAGGAGAAGCTCACCAAGGGCATCAGCAAATACTTCAACCAAAAGACAGCATCTGCTGCACCAAAGCCGAAGCCAGTAAGGACTGCAGAGGATGATGCATTCATGGCAGATCTCTTGGGTGAAGTCGACACGAACATCCAGCGACGTGCACCTTCGTACGGCAAACAGATCAAAAGCAACGACAGACGAAAGACTCGAGTGCTTTCACCTCCGTTGGAGGACCGAGAGAACGCTTCATATCGTTCCAAAGATCCCTCGAAGAAGCAGATCATGGATACACCTCCGCCTCTTCCAGCTGGCCAGGATGACGATGCCTACTTTGTGCAGCCTGACGATGATGTTCCAATGAGCGATCCGCTGCCTTCTTCGCCAGCTGCGAAAGCCGTGGAGCGCAAAGAAAGGATCAAGACGGAAGATATCGAAGAGGACGATTTGATGGAGATTGCCGAAGTGACAGGCTCGTCCAAGTTGAAGGCCGTCAATGTGAACATGCGAGGCAGTAGACCGGCGCCGAAGATGGTCAAAGCATCATATCCGACACCTGATAGCTCGTCACCCACAAGAGCACCAGCAGACGATGTCGACATGACTGCAATTAACAACGTTGCACAGAAGTTGAACATCCTCAGCAGCCCGGCCGCAGAACCTGCCATGGCCGGAAAGCTGGCCGCAAAAGATGCCTGCGAGGACGATGGCTCTTTGCGTTTCTTCTGGACCGATTACACCGAGGTCAACGGCAGCCTTTGCCTGTTCGGAAAGGTCAAGAATCGGAAAGATGGCAGTTTCGTGTCTTGCTTTGTGAAGGTCGACAACATCATGCGCAAGCTGTACTTTTTGCCGAGAGAAAATCGCAGGAAGCACGGTGTCGAGACCAACGAAGAGGTAGACATGGGCATGGTGTACGAGGAAGTCGATGCACTTATGACCAAGAACAGAGTGTCCATGCACAAGATCAAGCCATGCACGCGAAAGTACGCCTTCGAGCTGCCCGAGATACCAAAGGAGGCAGAGTACCTCAAGCTTCTGTACCCATACGACAAGCAATCGCTCCCCATGGACATGCAAGGAGAGACGTTCTCGCACGTCTTTGGCACCAACACCAACATGTTTGAGCAATTTGTCATGTGGAAGAACATCATGGGACCATGCTGGCTGAAGATTGACGATGCTGACTTTGGCGCACTGAACAACGCTTCGTGGTGCAAGCTCGAGCTACAGGTCAACAAGCCCAACAACATCACCGTTATGGGGGAGTCGGACAACCTAGATGCACCACCTCTGACACTGATGTCTCTCGCTCTGCGAACGACTTACAACCAGAAAGAGAACAAGAACGAGATTCTGGTGGCCAGTGTGCGATTCTACAACAACGTTGGACTGGCTGACACTACACCACCGGAGAAGATTCCAAGTCGCCTTTTCACCATCATGCGGCCCCACGGCGAGTACCCCGGGGGGTTCAAGCCGAAGGCAGAGAAGCAAGGCCACATGATCAAGTTGGAAAGGAATGAAGGCGCGCTCCTCTCCATGCTACTTGCTATCATCGACAAGCATGATCCAGACGCCATCATGGGCCACCGACTAGACGACGTCGACTTCAACATCCTGCTCAGCCGTATGCGGGATCGCAAGACTCCGGGTTGGCACCGCATTGGCAGAATGAAGCGTGGTGACTGGCCAAAGAACGTGGGCAAAGGGGGAGGAAGCTTCTTCGTAGAGCGCCATCTTGCAGCTGGTCGTCTGCTTTGTGATCTGGCGAACGACATGGGAAAGAGTATCATGACCAACTGTCAGTCGTGGAGTCTGGACGAGATGGTAGGACTGTACCTCGATGGAACACGAAAAGAGATCGACAACGAGCGAGCGCTAGCCATGGCTGCAACTCCGGATGGCCTGCTGAACTTCGTCAAGATGTGCGAGATCGACACCTACTACATTGCAGCGATTGCATTGAAGCGTCAGCTTCTGCCATTGACGAAAGTACTGACTAACCTTGCTGGAAACTCATGGGCACGTACTCTAAGTGGCACTCGTGCGGAGCGGAACGAGTACATTCTACTTCACGAGTTCTACCGCAACAAGTACATCTGCCCAGACAAAGTCTTCGACAAAGGTGCTGCCAACAAGAAGCTCGAAGAAGACAATCCTGAAGGTGAAGAGGGCGACCATAAGAAGAAGAAAGACAAGTTCAAGGGTGGTCTCGTCTTCGAACCAGAGAAGGGCCTCTACGACAAGTTCATCCTAGTCATGGACTTCAACTCTCTTTACCCCAGCATCATCCAGGAGTATAACATCTGTTTCACCACAGTTGACCGCGGCGACATCACCGAGGAGGACGAGAAGATTCCGGAAGTGCCAGATGATACCTCTAACAAGGGTATTCTCCCTAGGCTCATTCGCACACTTGTCAGCCGACGAAGAGAAGTGAAGAAGCTGATGAAGGACAAGTCGGCCACCGAAGATCAACGCAATACTTGGGATGTCAAGCAGCAAGCCTTGAAGCTGACCGCCAACTCTATGTACGGATGTTTGGGCTACACGAAGTCGCGATTCTATGCCCGACCGTTGGCGGCTCTGACTACCTCGAAAGGTCGTGAGATCTTGCAGTCCACCAAAGATCTGGCAGAATCTGCGCATGCGCTCCGAGTCATTTATGGTGACACGGATTCCGTCATGGTCAACACCAACGTCGACAATATACTCGATGCCATCAAGATGGGCAAGGAGTTTCAAAAGAGTGTCAACGAGAAGTATGAACTGCTCGAGATCGAGATTGATCATATCTTCTGTCGCCTACTGTTACACGCCAAGAAGAAGTATGCTGCAATCCAAATGGTCGAAGCTGACGGCGGCGTCTGGAAGGAGAAGCTTGACGTGAAGGGTCTTGACATGAGGCGAAGGGAATACTGCCAGCTCTCTAAGGACGCTTCCAA GGAGCTCCTCAACTATCTTCTCTCTGGCGAGGAGTCAGAAGTTGTCGTGTCCAAGATTCACGACTACCTACGGTCTCTTGGCGAAAAGATGCGACAGCATGCGATCCCACCACACAAGTACACCATCTACACACAACTGGGCAAGGACCCGAAAGAGTACCCCAACAGCAACTCCATGCCTGCGGTACAAGTGGCGTTGAAGAAACTGGCCAAGGGCAAGCCAGTAAAAGCGAAGGATGTCATGGCTTTCGTAGTCTGTGGCAACAGTGCTGGTAACAACGAGACCGCAGCAAAGAATGCCTACGAGCTCGACGAGGTCATGGCGAAAGACAGCGACCTGGTGCCAGACGTGGATTACTACCTTCACAAGCAGATTCTGCCACCCGTGGAACGTCTCTGCGCACCGATCAGTGGCACAAACGTGACTCTCCTCGCAGAATGCCTAGGCCTCGACACCAGCAAGTACCGCGTCTCTGGTGCTTCGAAGGCCGCAGAACAGTCCAACGAGATCACACGACTAGAAAGTCAGATTCCCGACCACATTCGCTTCAAGGACTGCGAAGCACTCGAGCTCTTGTGTCTTGGTTGCAAACACCACTTCGAGTATCGAGGACTGAACTACACGCCTCCTTCGGATGAAGACCCTCTGGTACCGCTCGGCGTTCTCACGAATGACGGGCTGGCATGCCCCAGAGGCGAGTGCCGGAGAAAGATCACCACGCTTGCACTCTCTGCGCAACTGGAACAACAGATACGCCGCCACACCTCCAAGTACTATTCCGCTTGGCTTATCTGCGACGATCCTGCATGCGGTATGCGAACACGGCAGATGAGCGTCTATGGTCACCGCTGTCTGGGACCAAAAGGGCTGGCATATGGGTGCAGTGGCAGGATGAGTTTCGAGTACTCGGAGAAAGCTCTATACAACCAACTCCTGTACCTCCAGAGCATATTCGACGCAGACAAAATGGCGGAGAAAATGAGTGCTGGAGGCGGAATCGTGAAGATGGACTCGGCGGAGCGTGAGAAAAGGGAGAAGACAAAAGTCTTGGCTGGCATGAACAAGCAGCGCTTTAGCATTTGTTGGGACGTTGTCAAGGCGTACTTGGACAAAAGTGCGTGGGGTTGGGTCAGTATGGAGAGCTTGTTTGGCTTTGCTATGAAGACGGTGGGATAG
- a CDS encoding Malic acid transport protein, with product MAAVDRLHLPAERSDRGKHDRHASLRHLPNGLTSSNGNLTSRPPSVNGEKGSSDVPGTLRPTRPSMHRNWSAQNMRHNISLEHLHVDLHFKERIKHFTWTWFTMTMATGGVANVLYQVPYRFHGLYAIGCIFFIFNMVLFLFNVTMISLRFYHYPHTFMHSILHPTESLFIPASLISIGTILINVSQYGVSQPSTGEWLLSTMVVLFWVFCGLAVCFSAGIYLVMWSTQTFTVAQMTPIWIFPCYPLLVIGPHAGTLAKHLVNRPTDALTMILGGFVFQGIGFLLSLMIYAAFIYRLMTEKLPQENLRPGMFVSVGPSGFTISGVVSMGLLLPSVVTKDFLLKGNGELAAQVSQIASIWFGLWLWGLALWFFIISVGAHYSCVRKGRMTFAMTFYSYVFPQTALTTATFAIAEALDNKPIAILGCVMTCLVIVVWFAVFILMVRAVIEKDILWPQRQEDRAEGGWQTHSARPSACNGRTGSPISIRLRSATLTGADQAQPIDNNIEEPCRPNAKASGQDNTLMNMTVPVENPFEAERNKITGPDEMV from the exons ATGGCAGCAGTGGATAGACTGCACTTGCCTGCGGAGCGCTCCGACAGAGGCAAGCACGACCGCCACGCAAGCTTGAGGCACTTGCCAAATGGACTCACTAGCTCCAATGGCAATCTCACTTCACGACCACCATCAGTCAATGGTGAGAAAGGCTCTTCTGACGTTCCCGGAACTCTTCGACCTACACGGCCTTCAATGCACCGGAACTGGAGCGCTCAAAACATGAGGCACAACATATCGCTGGAGCACCTCCACGTGGACCTTCACTTCAAGGAAAGAATCAAACACTTCACATGGACTTGGTTCACAATGACT ATGGCGACAGGCGGCGTTGCCAACGTGCTATATCAAG TCCCATACCGCTTTCATGGCCTGTACGCCATTGGTTGCATATTCTTCATCTTCAATATGGTACTCTTCCTCTTCAACGTTACCATGATCTCTTTGCGGTTCTATCACTACCCGCACACATTCATGCATTCCATTCTGCACCCGACGGAGAGCCTGTTCATACCAGCCAGTCTGATCAGCATCGGAACGATTCTCATCAACGTTAGCCAGTATGGCGTATCGCAGCCGTCGACTGGAGAATGGCTACTCAGCACGATGGTCGTTCTGTTCTGGGTATTCTGCGGACTGGCAGTATGCTTCAGTGCAGGTATCTACTTGGTCAT GTGGTCCACTCAGACGTTCACCGTCGCTCAGATGACCCCCATATGGATCTTCCCGTGCTATCCTCTACTGGTGATAGGACCGCACGCGGGCACTCTCGCCAAACACCTCGTCAATCGTCCAACCGATGCGCTCACTATGATCCTCGGTGGATTCGTGTTCCAAGGCATTGGCTTTCTGCTCTCACTCATGATCTATGCAGCATTTATCTACCGACTGATGACTGAAAAGCTTCCCCAGGAGAATCTACGGCCAGGCATGTTCGTGAGTGTGGGTCCTTCTGGCTTCACGATTTCCGGCGTTGTGTCCATGGGCCTCCTCCTTCCGAGCGTCGTGACGAAAGACTTTCTGCTGAAAGGAAATGGCGAACTTGCTGCACAGGTTTCTCAAATCGCCTCAATCTGGTTTGGTCTATGGCTGTGGGGTCTAGCACTCTGGTTCTTCATCATCTCCGTTGGAGCTCACTATTCCTGCGTCAGAAAGGGCAGGATGACATTCGCGATGACGTTCTATTCTTACGTCTTCCCTCAGACAGCTCTGACGACAGCGACCTTTGCCATCGCGGAGGCACTAGACAACAAGCCTATCGCTATCTTGGGTTGCGTCATGACTTGTCTGGTCATTGTCGTCTGGTTTGCAGTCTTCATCCTTATGGTTCGGGCAGTCATCGAGAAAGATATCCTGTGGCCTCAGCGACAAGAAGATCGTGCCGAAGGAGGCTGGCAGACACATTCCGCGAGACCCAGTGCTTGCAACGGCCGTACCGGATCACCAATATCCATTCGCCTCAGAAGTGCAACCCTTACTGGAGCAGACCAGGCACAACCGATCGACAACAATATCGAGGAGCCTTGCAGACCAAATGCGAAAGCGTCGGGCCAAGATAATACTCTGATGAACATGACTGTGCCTGTCGAGAATCCATTCGAGGCTGAGCGTAATAAGATCACTGGGCCGGATGAGATGGTGTGA